The stretch of DNA ATGTAGACACAAATAGTTTATCCTACAATTTTATTGTAACATGCCGGTAATTCTTTGTCAAATGTGTTTTTCTCAATTTAAGGGTTAGGGGAGATGCTGAAGTGAGTTCAATGGTTCTTGGTCTTCAAGAAATTGAAAAATCACAACTTACGCTTGTCGGTGGGAAAGGATTAAATTTAGGGCGACTGTCAAAAATGGAAGGAATTCAAGTCCCTGATGGTTTTTGTGTTACAACAACAGGGTACAAAAAGGCCGTCGAACCAAACGAAACATATCATGCATTGCTCAATCAACTATCCATGCTTAAAGCAGAGGACCGAGATCAAATCGGTGAAATCACCAGCGAGATCAGGCAAATCATTATGGAAGCTGAGCTTCCTAGTGATGTTGTGAAGGCAGTGACTCACTACCTCTCCCAGTTTGGCGAGGAACATGCTTATGCCGTGCGTTCTAGTGCGACTGCTGAAGATTTGCCATATGCCTCTTTTGCGGGTCAACAAGAGACCTATTTAAATATTATCGGCTTAGAAGCAATTTTACAGCATATCAGCAAATGTTGGGCTTCCCTATTTACGGACCGCGCAGTAATCTACCGTATGCAAAACGGATTTGACCACAGTCAGGTGTATTTATCCGTTATTGTTCAAAAAATGGTGTTCCCAGAGGCGTCGGGGATTTTATTTACCGCTGATCCAATGACTGGAAGCCGAAAGCGACACTCCATCGATGCCAGCTTTGGACTTGGAGAGGCCTTAGTCTCTGGCTTGGTATCTGCGGATGGTTATAAAGTAGAGGAAGAGAAAATCGTTGATAAGCGAATCGCGACCAAACCGTGGGCGATCTATGGCCGAACAGAAGGGGGAACCGAGACCCGGAAGATCGAACCCGAGCAGCAAAAAACACAAACCCTTACGGATGGGCAAATATTACAACTGGCACGCATCGGAAGACAGATCGAAGCTTATTTCGGCCAGCCGCAAGATATTGAATGGTGTTTGGCCCATGATGCGTTTTATATTGTTCAAAGCCGGCCAATCACCACTTTATACCCGATCCCTGAAGCGAATGATCAAGAGAATCACGTTTATGTATCTGTCGGCCATCAACAAATGATGACAGACCCAATAAAACCATTGGGATTGTCATTTTGGCTGTTAACGACTCCTGCAAACATGCGTATAGCCGGTGGGAGATTGTTTGTTGATGTTGCACCTATGCTGGCTTCACCTGCCAGTAGAGAATCTATATTAAAGTTGGGCCAATCCGATCCGCTTATAAAAGACGCACTCCTGACCGTACTAGATCGAGGCGATTTTATTAAAAAGTTACCAAATGATGAAAAAGAAATGAGCTTCGATAAAAGCAAAAAAGGGTTGCCGCCTGCGAGTTATCAAACATTAATTGAGTATGATCCGACCATCGTATCTGATTTGATAAAGCGTAGTCAAACATCGATAGAAGAGTTGAAACAAAAAATCCAAACGAAATCAGGGCCGGATCTGTTTGATTTTATTCTGGAAGATATCCAGCAATTAAAGATAAGTATAACTGATCCACAAAGCTTTGGTGTATTTATGACAGCCATGAACGCTTCAGCCTGGATCAATGAAAATATGAACAAGTGGTTAGGTGAAAAAAACGCAGCTGACACGCTTTCTCAATCTGTAACAAACAATATTACTTCGGAAATGGGCTTGGCGTTACTCGATGTCGCAGATGTGATTCGTCCCTATCCGGAAGTTATTAATTATTTACATCATGTACAAAATGATGACTTTCTTGATGAACTGGTTAAATTTGAGGGCGGGCAGGAGATCCAAACCGCGATCTATGATTATCTCAGCAAATACGGAATGCGGTGTACCGGAGAAATCGATATTACCAGAACGCGATGGAGCGAAAAACCATCGACTCTCCTCCCTATAATCCTTAGTAATATCAAAAACTTTGAACCAAATGCCAGCCAGCGGAAATTTGAGCAAGGGCGGCAGGAAGCTATGAACAAAGAACAAGAGTTACTGGACCGCTTAAGGTTATTACCGGAGGGTGAACAGAAAGCGCAAGAAACCAAAAGAATGATTGACCTAATCCGAAATTATATAGGCTATCGGGAATATCCCAAATACGGCATGGTTCAACGCTATTTCATTTATAAGCAGGCTTTGCTGAAAGAAGCTAAACGTCTCGTACAAAGTGGGCTTATTCAAGACCATGAAGACATCTTCTATCTCACTTTCGAAGAATTTCACGAAGCCGTGCGCTCAAATAAACTGGATGATAAGATTATCAGCAAGCGAAAAGAAGAGTACAAATTATACGATAAACTAACTCCACCCCGTGTGATCACGTCGGATGGAGAAATCATTATGGGGAAGTACCAACGAGAAAATCTCCCAGCCGAAGCTCTCGTAGGTCTGCCTGTTTCCTCTGGAGTGATCGAGGGACGCGCACGTGTCATCTTAAATATGGAAGATGCTAATCTAGAAGATGGAGATATATTAGTTACCTCCTTTACTGACCCTAGCTGGACCCCCTTGTTTGTATCCATAAAAGGCCTAGTCACTGAAGTGGGTGGATTGATGACCCACGGAGCGGTTATTGCTCGAGAATATGGCTTACCAGCCGTGGTTGGAGTGGAGAATGCGACTAATCTGATCAAAGACGGGCAAAGGATTCGTGTACATGGAACAGAAGGGTATATAGAAATATTGTAATTTAGATTAATTATGACTTTTACGAAGAGGCCGCAAAATTGCGGCTTCTTATTTTGTTGAGGACATAGGTTCACCCAAGCATAATCTTATAGACAACATACATTAATAGAGTGAACCTAGTACTTTAGAGGGGGAGATGTTATTGGGTAAGAGCAATATTCATGGCTGTCCAGCCCCGCAGAATATCACCTTGGTTCAGCGACTGCAGCCGCTTGTGGGGCGGACGGTTACGGTGTTTCAACCGGGATTTCCGAAGTTGACCAGAACGACAGGTAAGCTCTCCAACGTGACCAAGTCCTCGTTCACAGTCGGAACAACAGTAGTCGTGATTCAAACCTCTTTCTTTATTGTTTTGAACGAACGGGTTAGACGGACGCTGCCTGTTGAAGTGACGGCCACTGCAGAAGATATTGGAGAGCTGCAGGGCGTATTAATTCGCGTGGGCCGGGGCTTCATCGAGTTTGTCCAGACTCCCGGGCGGAGGGTGCCTACTCTTTTTCCGTTGAATTTGTTTACAGAAGTAACTTGCGAGAGTGAAGAGGAGTAAGGAGTTTACCAATCGAAGGGCCCGCCTGTTGTTTTTATGAAAGGATAGGCTGGCTCTTCCAACTTCTCTTCGAGACTCCGTATAGGTCATGTTAACATTCACTTATGACGTAGAGTAGAAGGTGTGGCTTCTTTCGATGAGTATTCGATCTCCACGTAACCGATTATTAGAATCGCAGCAATTCGTTCATGATCTT from Paenibacillus sp. CAA11 encodes:
- the ppsA gene encoding phosphoenolpyruvate synthase; translation: MSSMVLGLQEIEKSQLTLVGGKGLNLGRLSKMEGIQVPDGFCVTTTGYKKAVEPNETYHALLNQLSMLKAEDRDQIGEITSEIRQIIMEAELPSDVVKAVTHYLSQFGEEHAYAVRSSATAEDLPYASFAGQQETYLNIIGLEAILQHISKCWASLFTDRAVIYRMQNGFDHSQVYLSVIVQKMVFPEASGILFTADPMTGSRKRHSIDASFGLGEALVSGLVSADGYKVEEEKIVDKRIATKPWAIYGRTEGGTETRKIEPEQQKTQTLTDGQILQLARIGRQIEAYFGQPQDIEWCLAHDAFYIVQSRPITTLYPIPEANDQENHVYVSVGHQQMMTDPIKPLGLSFWLLTTPANMRIAGGRLFVDVAPMLASPASRESILKLGQSDPLIKDALLTVLDRGDFIKKLPNDEKEMSFDKSKKGLPPASYQTLIEYDPTIVSDLIKRSQTSIEELKQKIQTKSGPDLFDFILEDIQQLKISITDPQSFGVFMTAMNASAWINENMNKWLGEKNAADTLSQSVTNNITSEMGLALLDVADVIRPYPEVINYLHHVQNDDFLDELVKFEGGQEIQTAIYDYLSKYGMRCTGEIDITRTRWSEKPSTLLPIILSNIKNFEPNASQRKFEQGRQEAMNKEQELLDRLRLLPEGEQKAQETKRMIDLIRNYIGYREYPKYGMVQRYFIYKQALLKEAKRLVQSGLIQDHEDIFYLTFEEFHEAVRSNKLDDKIISKRKEEYKLYDKLTPPRVITSDGEIIMGKYQRENLPAEALVGLPVSSGVIEGRARVILNMEDANLEDGDILVTSFTDPSWTPLFVSIKGLVTEVGGLMTHGAVIAREYGLPAVVGVENATNLIKDGQRIRVHGTEGYIEIL